In the genome of Conger conger chromosome 8, fConCon1.1, whole genome shotgun sequence, one region contains:
- the LOC133135564 gene encoding signal-transducing adaptor protein 1-like, whose protein sequence is MAAISPVSRVIIKRRDKITALPLYYFGYLLKKYTGEKNYKQYFGELRGSTIFLYTDDTHDTYSERVELQNLVSIDTTKTKGGLTIFTLQLQHEEIQLMIDNADTVEVWRGFIMTVAKLEIPRRLQLLPGQRLRLEEVLEKERQRTAPPLQPITSDPNCCRWCLLPPSPLVSTETYDDIHTLPLCFFSVTRQEAEEMLAQHPQKGNIILRPATDTVNYAITVRMVINSGPTVKHYKVRSEKSGFLIELDEPVTVPSLRDVVNHFVKTTSHCLQPYTETEDYDTCIEVSPTSSVSPLKSPPARVAPRIRAGLTPPTATCQPLPQKPLEEENTYLDPDLIEQDSRGIE, encoded by the exons ATGGCAGCCATTAGCCCTGTTTCCAGAGTTATCATCAAGAGGAGAGATAAAATAACTGCTTTGCCCCTTTACTAttttggatatttactgaaaaagTACACTGGAGAGAAG AATTACAAACAGTACTTTGGAGAGCTACGGGGATCCACAATCTTCCTTTACACAGATGACACACATGACACA TATTCTGagagggtggagctacaaaacctGGTGTCGATTGACACAACCAAAACCAAGGGAGGCCTCACAATCTTCACTTTACAACTGCAGCATGAAGAAATTCAGCTGATG ATTGATAATGCAGATACGGTTGAAGTGTGGCGAGGCTTCATAATGACTGTGGCAAAA CTGGAGATCCCCCGCAGGCTGCAGCTGCTTCCCGGTCAGAGGCTGCGACTAGAGGAGGTCCTGGAGAAAGAGCGTCAGAGGACCGCCCcacccctccagccaatcacaagtgACCCGAACTGCTGCAGGTGGTGCCTGCTTCCCCCCTCGCCCCTTGTTTCCACGGAGACTTATGACGACATTCATACCTTGCCCCT CTGTTTCTTCTCTGTGACCCGTCAGGAGGCTGAGGAGATGCTGGCCCAGCATCCGCAGAAAGGGAATATCATCCTACGTCCAGCCACCGATACTGTAAACTATGCCATTACTGTGAGGATGGTAATCAACAG TGGCCCAACTGTGAAACACTACAAGGTGCGGTCAGAAAAATCCGGATTTTTAATCGAGTTGGATGAACCG GTGACAGTTCCCAGTCTCAGGGATGTCGTCAACCACTTTGTGAAAACAACCTCGCACTGTCTCCAGCCTTACACCGAGACTGAGGACTACGACACATGCATAG AGGTGTCGCCTACCTCGTCCGTTTCACCACTGAAATCACCACCGGCCAGAGTGGCACCCAGAATCCGTGCTGGACTCACCCCACCCACCGCAACATGCCAGCCCCTACCCCAAAAGCCCCTGGAGGAGGAGAATACATACCTTGATCCAGACCTCATTGAGCAAG ACTCAAGAGGCATTGAATGA